The following proteins are co-located in the Pseudomonas synxantha genome:
- the rbfA gene encoding 30S ribosome-binding factor RbfA gives MAKEYSRTQRIGDQMQRELAQLIRREVKDPRVGLVTITAVEVSRDVGHAKIFITVMGQDNSEEIAQSIKVLNSAAGFLRMQLAREMKLRSVPQLHFHYDESVVRGAHLSALIERAVAEDSQHPSTPEDAKE, from the coding sequence ATGGCAAAAGAATACAGCCGTACCCAGCGTATCGGCGATCAGATGCAGCGTGAGCTGGCCCAACTGATCCGTCGCGAAGTCAAAGACCCTCGCGTTGGCCTGGTCACCATCACCGCCGTTGAAGTGAGCCGTGACGTAGGTCACGCCAAGATCTTCATCACCGTGATGGGGCAGGACAACAGCGAAGAAATCGCACAAAGCATCAAGGTGCTCAACTCGGCCGCAGGTTTCCTGCGCATGCAGTTGGCCCGTGAAATGAAGCTGCGTAGCGTCCCCCAGTTGCACTTCCACTACGACGAAAGCGTCGTGCGTGGGGCGCACCTGTCGGCATTGATCGAGCGCGCCGTTGCTGAAGACAGCCAGCACCCGTCCACACCTGAAGACGCCAAGGAGTAA
- the infB gene encoding translation initiation factor IF-2, whose product MTQVTVKQLADEVKTPVERLLQQMREAGLPHTAADEGVSDSEKQSLLTHLKSSHKAKVEEPRKITLQRKTTSTLRVAGSKSISVEVRKKKVFVQRSPEEIEAERKRELEERRAVENAARQKAEEEAKRRAEEEARRQPAAAQPAATEAVAAPVEAVREAAPVAAAPAPAADARKRDEPRRPDKPRADDNSRRGGGGDGERKNAPHRASVKEKAPAPRVAPRTTDEESDGFRRGGRGKAKLKKRNAHGFQSPTGPVVREVKIGETITVGDLAQQMSVKAAEIIKFMFKLGTPATINQVLDQETAQLVAEELGHKVTLVSDTALEDSLAESLKFEGEAVSRAPVVTVMGHVDHGKTSLLDYIRRAKVAAGEAGGITQHIGAYHVETERGMVTFLDTPGHAAFTAMRARGAKATDIVILVVAADDGVMPQTIEAVQHAKAAGVPLVVAVNKIDKPGADLDRIRSELSVHGVTSEEWGGETPFVSVSAKMGTGVDELLEAVLLQAEVLELTATPSAPGRGVVVESRLDKGRGPVATVLVQDGTLRQGDMVLVGSNYGRVRAMLDENGKPIKEAGPAIPVEILGLDGTPDAGDEMSVVADEKKAREVALFRQGKFREVKLARAHAGKLENIFENMGQEEKKTLNIVLKSDVRGSLEALNGALNGLGNDEVQVRVVGGGVGGITESDANLALASNAVLFGFNVRADAGARKIVEQEGLDMRYYNVIYDIIEDVKKALTGMLGSDVRENILGIAEVRDVFRSPKFGAIAGCMVVEGTVYRNRPIRVLREDIVIFEGELESLRRFKDDAAEVRAGMECGIGVKSYNDVKVGDKIEVFEKVQVARSL is encoded by the coding sequence ATGACGCAAGTCACGGTGAAACAACTGGCCGATGAGGTCAAAACACCGGTAGAGCGCCTGTTGCAGCAGATGCGTGAGGCAGGTCTGCCGCACACCGCCGCCGATGAAGGTGTGAGCGATAGTGAGAAGCAGTCTTTGCTGACTCACTTGAAGAGCAGCCACAAGGCGAAAGTGGAAGAACCGCGCAAGATTACATTGCAGCGCAAAACCACCAGCACCCTGCGTGTTGCGGGTAGCAAGAGCATCAGCGTTGAAGTGCGCAAGAAGAAAGTCTTCGTACAGCGCAGCCCGGAAGAAATCGAAGCCGAGCGCAAACGCGAACTGGAAGAACGTCGCGCAGTAGAAAATGCTGCTCGTCAGAAGGCTGAAGAAGAAGCCAAGCGTCGCGCCGAAGAAGAAGCGCGTCGCCAGCCTGCTGCTGCGCAACCAGCTGCCACTGAAGCGGTCGCCGCCCCTGTTGAAGCTGTGCGTGAGGCCGCCCCGGTTGCCGCTGCACCTGCTCCTGCAGCAGATGCCCGCAAGCGCGACGAACCTCGTCGTCCAGACAAACCCCGTGCCGACGATAACAGTCGTCGCGGTGGTGGTGGCGATGGCGAGCGCAAAAACGCTCCGCATCGTGCTTCGGTCAAAGAGAAGGCGCCTGCTCCACGCGTTGCCCCACGTACTACCGACGAAGAAAGCGATGGCTTCCGTCGTGGTGGACGCGGCAAGGCCAAGCTGAAAAAACGCAACGCCCACGGTTTCCAGAGCCCAACCGGCCCTGTCGTGCGTGAAGTGAAGATCGGCGAGACCATCACTGTGGGCGATCTGGCCCAGCAGATGTCGGTCAAGGCTGCTGAAATCATCAAGTTCATGTTCAAGCTGGGCACTCCGGCCACCATCAACCAGGTACTGGACCAGGAAACTGCCCAGCTTGTGGCTGAGGAATTGGGCCACAAAGTGACCCTGGTCAGCGACACCGCCCTGGAAGATTCCCTGGCCGAGTCCCTGAAGTTTGAAGGTGAGGCAGTCTCCCGTGCACCAGTCGTGACCGTAATGGGCCACGTTGACCACGGTAAGACTTCCCTGCTCGACTACATCCGTCGTGCCAAGGTAGCCGCTGGCGAAGCCGGTGGTATCACCCAGCACATCGGTGCGTACCACGTTGAAACCGAACGCGGTATGGTCACCTTCCTCGACACCCCGGGTCACGCCGCGTTTACCGCAATGCGTGCCCGTGGTGCCAAGGCGACCGACATCGTGATCCTGGTCGTTGCAGCGGACGACGGCGTAATGCCGCAGACCATTGAAGCGGTCCAGCACGCGAAGGCTGCCGGTGTTCCTCTGGTCGTTGCCGTGAACAAAATCGACAAGCCGGGCGCTGATCTTGATCGCATCCGTAGCGAGCTGTCGGTTCACGGCGTGACTTCCGAGGAGTGGGGTGGCGAGACTCCATTCGTATCAGTCTCGGCGAAGATGGGTACCGGCGTTGACGAACTGCTCGAAGCGGTTCTGTTGCAAGCCGAAGTCCTGGAATTGACTGCTACTCCATCGGCTCCTGGCCGTGGTGTCGTGGTTGAATCCCGTCTCGACAAGGGCCGTGGCCCGGTTGCAACCGTGCTGGTTCAAGACGGTACTCTGCGCCAAGGCGATATGGTGCTGGTCGGTTCGAACTACGGCCGTGTACGTGCCATGCTCGACGAGAACGGCAAGCCAATCAAGGAAGCAGGTCCAGCTATCCCGGTCGAGATCCTCGGCCTGGACGGTACCCCGGACGCTGGCGACGAGATGAGTGTAGTTGCCGACGAGAAGAAAGCCCGTGAAGTGGCTCTGTTCCGTCAAGGCAAGTTCCGCGAAGTCAAGCTGGCCCGTGCTCACGCCGGCAAGCTGGAAAATATCTTCGAGAACATGGGCCAGGAAGAGAAGAAGACGCTTAACATCGTCCTCAAGTCTGACGTTCGTGGTTCCCTCGAAGCGTTGAACGGCGCCTTGAATGGCCTGGGTAACGACGAAGTGCAAGTGCGCGTTGTCGGTGGCGGTGTCGGTGGTATCACCGAATCCGACGCCAACCTGGCACTGGCTTCCAACGCTGTACTGTTCGGCTTCAACGTGCGTGCCGATGCTGGCGCTCGCAAGATCGTCGAGCAGGAAGGCCTGGACATGCGTTACTACAACGTCATCTACGACATCATCGAAGACGTCAAGAAAGCCCTTACCGGCATGCTTGGCAGCGACGTCCGGGAGAATATCCTGGGTATCGCCGAGGTGCGTGACGTGTTCCGCTCGCCGAAGTTCGGCGCGATTGCCGGCTGCATGGTTGTCGAAGGCACCGTATACCGTAACCGTCCAATCCGTGTACTGCGTGAAGACATCGTTATCTTCGAAGGCGAGCTGGAATCCCTGCGCCGCTTCAAGGATGACGCTGCCGAAGTGCGTGCCGGCATGGAATGCGGTATCGGCGTCAAGAGCTACAACGACGTCAAGGTTGGCGACAAGATCGAAGTCTTCGAGAAGGTTCAGGTTGCTCGCAGCCTCTAA
- the nusA gene encoding transcription termination factor NusA — protein MSKEVLLVVESVSNEKGVPANVIFEALELALATATKKRFEDEVDLRVEINRHTGAYETFRRWTVVEEADLDDPAIETWPSKVAQTHPGAQVGDVVEEKIESIEFGRIAAQTAKQVIVQKVREAERAQVVDAYRERLGEIISGTVKKVTRDNVIVDLGNNAEALLAREDIISRETFRVGVRLRALLKEIRTENRGPQLILSRTAPEMLIELFRIEVPEIAEGLIEVMAASRDPGSRAKIAVRSKDKRIDPQGACIGMRGSRVQAVSGELGGERVDIVLWDDNPAQFVINAMSPAEVAAIIVDEDAHAMDIAVGADNLAQAIGRGGQNVRLASQLTGWTLNVMTESDIQAKQQAETGDILRNFIEELEVDEDLAQVLVDEGFTSLEEIAYVPLEEMLNIDGFDEDTVNELRARAKDRLLTKAIATEEKLADAHPAEDLLSLEGMDKDLAMELAVRGVITREDLAEQSIDDLLDIDGIDDDRAGKLIMAARAHWFE, from the coding sequence ATGAGCAAAGAAGTACTGCTGGTTGTTGAGTCGGTATCCAATGAAAAGGGCGTACCGGCAAACGTGATTTTTGAAGCGCTGGAGCTGGCCCTGGCCACTGCTACCAAAAAGCGTTTTGAAGATGAAGTTGATCTGCGTGTGGAAATCAACCGCCACACCGGTGCCTATGAGACCTTCCGTCGCTGGACGGTCGTCGAAGAAGCCGATCTTGATGATCCGGCCATCGAAACCTGGCCGAGCAAGGTTGCGCAGACGCACCCTGGTGCCCAGGTCGGTGATGTCGTCGAAGAAAAGATCGAATCGATCGAATTCGGCCGTATTGCTGCACAGACTGCCAAGCAGGTCATCGTGCAGAAGGTTCGCGAAGCCGAGCGCGCTCAAGTCGTTGACGCCTATCGTGAGCGCCTGGGGGAAATCATCTCCGGCACCGTGAAAAAAGTCACCCGCGACAACGTGATCGTCGACCTGGGTAACAATGCGGAAGCGTTGCTGGCCCGTGAAGACATCATCTCTCGCGAAACCTTCCGTGTTGGCGTGCGTCTGCGTGCGCTGCTCAAGGAAATCCGCACCGAGAACCGCGGCCCTCAGTTGATCCTGTCGCGTACCGCGCCGGAAATGCTGATCGAGCTGTTCCGTATCGAAGTGCCGGAAATCGCCGAAGGTCTGATCGAAGTCATGGCTGCATCCCGGGACCCGGGTTCGCGTGCCAAGATCGCGGTCCGCTCCAAGGACAAGCGCATTGATCCGCAAGGCGCCTGCATCGGTATGCGCGGTTCGCGCGTCCAGGCAGTGTCGGGCGAATTGGGCGGTGAGCGTGTAGACATCGTCCTGTGGGACGATAACCCTGCGCAATTTGTGATCAATGCGATGTCGCCGGCTGAAGTGGCGGCAATTATCGTTGACGAGGATGCCCATGCGATGGACATCGCCGTTGGCGCAGACAATCTGGCTCAGGCCATTGGTCGTGGTGGTCAGAACGTGCGTCTGGCCAGCCAACTGACCGGTTGGACCCTGAACGTGATGACCGAATCGGACATCCAGGCTAAGCAGCAAGCTGAAACCGGTGACATCCTGCGCAACTTCATCGAAGAGCTGGAAGTCGATGAAGACCTGGCGCAGGTGCTGGTAGATGAAGGCTTCACCAGCCTGGAAGAGATTGCCTACGTACCGTTGGAAGAAATGCTCAACATCGACGGCTTTGACGAAGACACCGTCAACGAGCTTCGCGCTCGGGCCAAGGATCGTTTGTTGACTAAAGCCATCGCTACTGAGGAAAAGCTGGCAGACGCCCATCCGGCCGAAGACCTGCTCTCGCTTGAGGGTATGGACAAGGATTTGGCGATGGAACTGGCGGTGCGCGGCGTAATTACCCGCGAAGACCTGGCCGAGCAGTCTATTGACGATCTGCTCGACATCGACGGCATTGACGATGATCGTGCCGGCAAGTTGATCATGGCCGCCCGAGCCCATTGGTTCGAGTAA
- the rimP gene encoding ribosome maturation factor RimP — translation MSSKLEELQALLAPVVVALGYECWGIEFSAQGRHSMLRVYIDKEGGVLVDDCAIVSRQISGVLDVEDPIAVEYTLEVSSPGMERPLFTIEQFAKYVGEQVKIKLRSPFEGRRNFQGLLRGVEEQDVVVQVEDHEFLLPIDMIDKANIIPSFD, via the coding sequence GTGTCGAGCAAGCTAGAAGAGTTGCAGGCCTTGCTGGCCCCGGTGGTCGTGGCCCTAGGCTATGAATGCTGGGGTATTGAGTTTTCGGCTCAAGGTCGCCACTCAATGTTGCGCGTTTATATCGATAAAGAGGGCGGCGTGCTGGTCGACGATTGTGCCATTGTCAGCCGTCAGATCAGCGGTGTGCTGGATGTTGAAGATCCAATCGCCGTTGAATACACCCTCGAAGTTTCCTCGCCAGGCATGGAACGCCCACTGTTCACTATCGAGCAGTTTGCTAAATATGTCGGTGAACAAGTGAAGATCAAGCTGCGCTCCCCGTTCGAAGGGCGACGCAACTTTCAGGGCCTTCTGCGCGGTGTAGAAGAACAGGATGTCGTGGTGCAGGTAGAAGACCATGAGTTCCTGTTGCCGATCGATATGATCGACAAGGCCAACATTATTCCCAGTTTTGACTGA
- the secG gene encoding preprotein translocase subunit SecG translates to MLETVVVVFHLLAALSVVALVLLQQGKGADAGASFGAGASNTVFGSQGSSTFLSKFTAILAAGFFITSLGLGYFAKEKAHVLTQVGLPNPAVLEVPKAKPASDDVPVLQEQKSATPATDVPPAQEQK, encoded by the coding sequence ATGCTGGAAACAGTCGTAGTCGTTTTTCATCTGTTGGCTGCCCTGAGCGTAGTTGCTCTGGTTTTGTTGCAACAGGGTAAAGGTGCGGATGCTGGTGCGTCTTTCGGTGCAGGTGCTTCAAATACTGTGTTCGGAAGCCAAGGTTCCTCTACCTTTCTTAGTAAGTTTACTGCTATACTTGCCGCCGGTTTCTTCATAACCAGCTTGGGGTTAGGTTACTTTGCTAAAGAGAAGGCTCATGTGCTGACTCAAGTAGGTCTCCCAAACCCAGCAGTGTTGGAAGTACCAAAAGCAAAACCGGCTTCTGATGATGTCCCGGTGCTTCAAGAGCAAAAGTCGGCTACTCCAGCGACTGACGTGCCTCCAGCTCAAGAGCAGAAGTAA
- the tpiA gene encoding triose-phosphate isomerase, giving the protein MRRTMVAGNWKMHGTRASVAELINGLRHLALPSGVDVAVFPPCLHINQVVDGLKGKSIQVGAQNSAVEPMQGALTGEISPSQLVDAGCSYVLVGHSERRQMMGERDGTLNRKFAAAQACGLIPVLCIGETLEQRESGKTLEVVSRQLGSIIEELGVGAFAKAVIAYEPVWAIGTGLTATPQQAQDVHAAIRAQLAAENSEVAQGVRLLYGGSVKAANAVELFGMPDIDGGLIGGASLNADEFGAICRAAGN; this is encoded by the coding sequence ATGCGTCGCACTATGGTAGCTGGTAACTGGAAGATGCACGGTACCCGCGCCAGTGTCGCTGAGCTGATCAACGGCCTTCGTCACTTGGCCTTGCCTAGCGGTGTTGATGTCGCGGTGTTCCCGCCTTGCTTGCATATCAACCAAGTGGTTGACGGCTTGAAAGGTAAGTCGATTCAGGTCGGCGCGCAGAACTCTGCGGTGGAGCCCATGCAAGGTGCGTTGACTGGCGAGATTTCGCCAAGTCAGTTGGTGGATGCGGGTTGTTCCTATGTGCTGGTCGGGCACTCCGAGCGTCGTCAGATGATGGGCGAGCGTGATGGGACACTCAACCGCAAGTTCGCAGCGGCACAGGCTTGTGGCTTGATTCCAGTGTTGTGCATAGGGGAGACCCTGGAGCAGCGCGAGTCGGGCAAGACTCTTGAAGTTGTCTCGCGTCAGCTGGGCAGCATCATTGAGGAGCTGGGTGTTGGTGCGTTTGCAAAGGCAGTCATTGCTTACGAGCCGGTCTGGGCCATTGGTACCGGGCTGACTGCTACACCGCAACAGGCGCAGGATGTGCATGCAGCCATTCGCGCGCAGTTGGCGGCAGAGAATTCTGAGGTCGCACAAGGTGTGCGGCTTCTATACGGCGGCAGCGTGAAGGCGGCCAATGCGGTCGAACTGTTCGGCATGCCGGATATCGATGGGGGGCTCATTGGTGGAGCCTCCCTGAATGCAGATGAGTTCGGTGCGATCTGTCGCGCCGCGGGAAACTGA
- the glmM gene encoding phosphoglucosamine mutase — translation MTKKYFGTDGIRGRVGEFPITPDFMLKLGWAAGMAFRSMGACRILVGKDTRISGYMFESALEAGLSAAGADVMLLGPMPTPAIAYLTRTFHAEAGIVISASHNPHDDNGIKFFSGQGTKLPDEIELMIEELLDAPMTVVESSKLGKVSRINDASGRYIEFCKSSVPSSTNFAGLKIVVDCAHGATYKVAPSVFKELGAQVTVLSAQPNGLNINDNCGSTHMEQLQAAVLAEHADLGIAFDGDGDRVLMVDHTGMIVDGDDLLFIIARDLHERNKLHGGVVGTLMSNLGLELALAELGIPFIRANVGDRYVIAELLERNWLVGGENSGHVVCFQHTTTGDAIIAALQVLLALRRREESLAQARQALRKCPQVLLNVRFAGGENPIEHPAVKEACERVTQAMAGRGRVLLRKSGTEPLVRVMVEGEDETQVRGHAEDLAKLVTEVCA, via the coding sequence ATGACTAAAAAATATTTTGGCACCGACGGTATTCGTGGTCGGGTCGGCGAATTTCCGATTACTCCTGATTTCATGCTCAAGCTGGGCTGGGCGGCAGGCATGGCGTTCCGCAGCATGGGCGCTTGTCGCATCCTGGTAGGCAAAGATACCCGTATCTCGGGTTACATGTTTGAGTCAGCGCTGGAGGCCGGCTTGTCGGCCGCCGGAGCCGATGTGATGCTGCTGGGGCCTATGCCCACACCGGCGATCGCATATCTGACGCGCACGTTCCACGCTGAGGCTGGGATTGTAATCAGTGCCTCTCATAACCCTCATGATGACAATGGCATCAAGTTCTTTTCCGGGCAGGGCACCAAGCTGCCTGACGAGATCGAACTGATGATCGAAGAGTTGCTGGATGCGCCGATGACGGTGGTTGAATCCAGTAAGCTAGGCAAGGTGTCGCGTATTAATGACGCATCCGGGCGTTATATCGAATTCTGCAAAAGTAGCGTTCCAAGCAGTACCAATTTTGCCGGGTTGAAGATCGTCGTCGATTGCGCCCATGGTGCGACCTACAAGGTAGCGCCGAGCGTCTTCAAGGAGTTGGGCGCGCAGGTCACGGTGCTTTCCGCACAGCCTAATGGCTTGAACATCAACGATAACTGTGGCTCCACCCACATGGAGCAGCTGCAGGCGGCGGTCCTGGCCGAGCACGCAGATCTGGGCATCGCTTTCGACGGCGATGGCGACCGGGTCCTGATGGTGGATCACACCGGCATGATCGTGGATGGTGATGACCTGCTGTTCATCATTGCTCGTGACCTGCATGAGCGTAACAAGCTGCACGGTGGTGTAGTTGGTACCTTGATGAGTAATCTCGGGCTCGAACTGGCGCTGGCAGAACTGGGTATCCCCTTTATTCGTGCCAATGTTGGTGATCGTTATGTGATCGCCGAGTTGCTGGAACGTAATTGGCTGGTCGGTGGGGAGAATTCGGGGCATGTTGTTTGCTTCCAGCACACCACCACTGGCGACGCGATCATCGCCGCGTTGCAGGTTTTGCTGGCCTTGCGTCGTCGTGAAGAGAGCCTGGCCCAGGCACGCCAAGCCCTGCGCAAATGCCCGCAAGTGCTTCTAAACGTGCGTTTTGCCGGTGGCGAAAACCCAATCGAGCACCCGGCAGTCAAAGAGGCTTGCGAGCGTGTGACCCAGGCAATGGCTGGGCGTGGGCGTGTGTTATTGCGCAAGTCCGGCACAGAGCCTCTGGTGCGCGTCATGGTCGAAGGCGAGGACGAAACCCAGGTTCGCGGCCATGCCGAAGACCTGGCAAAACTGGTAACTGAAGTTTGCGCCTGA
- the folP gene encoding dihydropteroate synthase: MTSALSSTRLPCGNRVLDLAHTHVMGILNVTPDSFSDGGRFSQVDAALRHAEAMVAAGATLIDVGGESTRPGARVVSPLEELERVAPVVERIARELDVIISVDTSTPAVMRETARLGAGLINDVRSLRRDGALDAAAATGLPVCLMHMLGEPGNMQDNPHYNDLVGEVSEFLADRMARCVAVGIAPEKIILDPGFGFAKTLEHNLSLFKHMDALHALGRPLLVGVSRKSMIGLALNRPVGERLYGGLALAALAVTKGARILRVHDVAETVDVVRMLAAVESAE; the protein is encoded by the coding sequence ATGACTTCTGCGTTGTCCTCTACCCGGTTGCCTTGCGGCAACCGGGTTCTTGATTTGGCCCATACACATGTCATGGGCATTCTCAATGTAACCCCTGATTCCTTTTCCGATGGCGGCCGTTTCAGCCAGGTAGATGCTGCGTTGCGCCACGCCGAGGCGATGGTGGCCGCTGGCGCGACTTTGATTGATGTCGGTGGTGAATCGACACGGCCTGGCGCTCGTGTTGTTTCGCCATTGGAAGAGTTGGAGCGAGTGGCGCCGGTTGTCGAGCGCATCGCCCGCGAGCTGGATGTGATTATCTCGGTGGACACTTCCACTCCGGCGGTGATGCGCGAAACTGCTCGTCTGGGGGCGGGACTTATCAACGACGTACGTTCGTTGCGACGTGATGGTGCCCTTGATGCCGCCGCAGCGACCGGCCTGCCTGTGTGTCTGATGCATATGCTGGGTGAGCCCGGCAATATGCAGGATAATCCGCACTACAACGACCTGGTCGGCGAAGTAAGTGAGTTTCTTGCTGACAGGATGGCCCGGTGCGTGGCTGTGGGAATTGCACCTGAGAAGATCATCCTTGATCCGGGATTTGGCTTCGCCAAGACCTTGGAGCACAATTTGAGCCTGTTCAAACACATGGATGCCCTGCATGCCCTTGGTCGCCCGCTGTTGGTCGGCGTCTCGCGCAAGAGCATGATCGGGCTCGCCTTGAATCGCCCGGTGGGTGAGCGTTTGTATGGCGGCCTGGCGCTTGCGGCGCTTGCCGTGACCAAGGGCGCACGTATTTTGCGTGTGCATGATGTCGCCGAAACGGTCGATGTGGTGCGCATGCTCGCTGCTGTAGAATCAGCCGAATAA
- the ftsH gene encoding ATP-dependent zinc metalloprotease FtsH — protein sequence MAKNLILWLIIAAVLVTVMNNFSSPNEPQTLNYSDFIQQVKDGKVERVAVDGYVITGKRIDGDSFKTIRPAIQDNGLIGDLVDNKVVVEGKQPEQQSIWTQLLVASFPILVIIAVFMFFMRQMQGGAGGKGGPMSFGKSKARLLSEDQVKTTLADVAGCDEAKEEVGELVEFLRDPGKFQRLGGRIPRGVLMVGPPGTGKTLLAKAIAGEAKVPFFTISGSDFVEMFVGVGASRVRDMFEQAKKHAPCIIFIDEIDAVGRHRGAGMGGGHDEREQTLNQLLVEMDGFEMNDGIIVIAATNRPDVLDPALLRPGRFDRQVVVGLPDIRGREQILKVHMRKVPMGDDVAPAVIARGTPGFSGADLANLVNEASLFAARTGKRIVEMKEFELAKDKIMMGAERKSMVMSEKEKQNTAYHEAGHAIVGRVVPEHDPVYKVSIIPRGRALGVTMFLPEEDRYSLSKRALISQICSLYGGRIAEEMTLGFDGVTTGASNDIMRASQIARNMVTKWGLSEKLGPLMYAEEEGEVFLGRGGGGQSASFSGETAKLIDSEVRSIIDQCYGTAKQILTDNRDKLDAMADALMKYETIDADQIDDIMAGRTPREPRDWEGGSGTSGTPPVVQNELPEAPIGGPAADH from the coding sequence ATGGCAAAGAATCTGATCCTGTGGTTGATCATTGCGGCTGTCCTGGTGACGGTGATGAACAACTTCTCCAGCCCTAACGAGCCGCAGACCCTCAACTATTCCGACTTCATCCAGCAAGTTAAGGATGGCAAGGTCGAGCGCGTAGCGGTTGATGGCTACGTGATTACCGGTAAGCGCATTGATGGCGACAGCTTCAAGACCATTCGTCCGGCAATTCAGGACAATGGGCTGATCGGCGACCTGGTGGATAACAAGGTCGTCGTGGAAGGCAAGCAGCCGGAGCAGCAGAGTATCTGGACCCAGCTCCTGGTAGCCAGCTTCCCGATCCTGGTGATTATTGCTGTGTTCATGTTCTTCATGCGCCAGATGCAAGGCGGCGCGGGAGGCAAGGGCGGGCCGATGAGCTTCGGCAAGAGCAAGGCGCGCCTTCTCTCCGAAGATCAGGTGAAGACCACCCTGGCTGACGTTGCCGGTTGCGACGAGGCCAAGGAAGAAGTCGGCGAGCTGGTTGAGTTCCTGCGCGATCCGGGCAAGTTCCAGCGCCTGGGTGGTCGTATTCCTCGCGGTGTGTTGATGGTGGGTCCTCCGGGTACCGGTAAAACCTTGCTGGCCAAGGCGATTGCCGGTGAAGCCAAGGTGCCTTTCTTTACCATTTCCGGTTCTGACTTCGTCGAGATGTTCGTCGGCGTGGGTGCAAGCCGTGTTCGCGATATGTTCGAGCAGGCCAAGAAGCACGCGCCGTGCATCATCTTTATCGACGAAATCGATGCCGTTGGTCGCCATCGTGGCGCCGGCATGGGTGGTGGTCACGATGAGCGTGAGCAGACCCTCAACCAGTTGCTGGTCGAGATGGATGGTTTCGAGATGAATGACGGCATTATCGTCATCGCCGCAACCAACCGTCCGGACGTGCTGGACCCTGCACTGCTGCGTCCGGGCCGTTTCGACCGTCAGGTCGTGGTTGGCCTGCCGGATATCCGTGGCCGTGAGCAGATCCTGAAAGTACACATGCGCAAAGTGCCAATGGGTGACGACGTGGCACCGGCTGTGATTGCCCGTGGTACGCCAGGTTTCTCCGGTGCTGACCTGGCTAACCTGGTCAACGAGGCTTCCTTGTTCGCTGCCCGTACCGGTAAGCGCATTGTTGAAATGAAAGAGTTCGAGCTGGCCAAAGACAAAATCATGATGGGCGCCGAGCGCAAATCCATGGTCATGTCCGAGAAAGAGAAGCAGAACACCGCTTATCACGAGGCGGGTCACGCTATTGTCGGTCGCGTTGTGCCTGAGCATGACCCGGTCTACAAAGTGTCGATCATTCCGCGCGGTCGGGCCCTGGGTGTGACCATGTTCCTGCCGGAGGAGGATCGCTATAGCCTCTCCAAGCGAGCACTGATCAGCCAGATCTGTTCGCTGTACGGCGGCCGGATTGCGGAAGAAATGACCCTTGGTTTCGACGGCGTGACCACCGGCGCGTCCAATGACATCATGCGTGCCAGCCAGATTGCCCGGAACATGGTGACCAAGTGGGGCTTGTCGGAGAAACTGGGTCCCTTGATGTATGCCGAGGAAGAGGGTGAAGTGTTCCTGGGCCGTGGTGGTGGCGGTCAGAGCGCCAGCTTCTCGGGTGAGACAGCCAAGCTGATCGACTCCGAGGTTCGCAGCATCATCGACCAGTGCTACGGTACGGCCAAGCAGATCCTGACTGATAACCGCGACAAACTTGACGCCATGGCTGATGCGCTGATGAAGTATGAGACCATCGATGCCGACCAGATCGACGACATCATGGCTGGCCGTACGCCGCGTGAGCCTCGTGACTGGGAAGGTGGTTCGGGTACCTCGGGCACCCCGCCCGTAGTTCAGAATGAACTCCCTGAAGCCCCAATCGGTGGCCCGGCGGCTGACCATTAA